In Triplophysa rosa linkage group LG18, Trosa_1v2, whole genome shotgun sequence, a genomic segment contains:
- the si:dkey-239i20.4 gene encoding si:dkey-239i20.4: MAKRVAVIGAGCSGLVCIKCCLDEGLEPVCFESSDNIGGLWRFKETQEKERTSIYRSLIVNTSKEMMCFSDFPMPDHFPNYMHNSLVVQYFTLYTEHFDLLRYIHFQTTVRSVRQRPDFSASGQWDIVTTGRDGREKKHVFDGVLVCTGQYTQPITPAFPGVDSFQGMIAHSYDYKDPDLYRGKRLVIVGIGNSGGDIAVELSRVCEKTFLSTRTGAWITGRMLNRGLPMDMMLVRRNLDLIFSLLPRAVINWIGARMLNQKHDHKLYGLQPKYGVFDQRPIINDDLPGRILVGELVMKPNLQKFQGSTLMFNDGTAEENIDAVIFCTGFNSTFPFLPSSLNSGPDGELTLYRRIFPPSLERPTLGIMGLFQTKGAIMPAVELQARWATRVIKGLNRLPSAVKMHKVIEKERRANLKCYPCPKQAALQVPYIPYLDTIAKEVGVCPNIFWLLLTDPALGLRVLFGPCTPYQFRLSGPGHWRGARQAILTQWDRVAKPMKTRPIPETKSISLLYWLGLAGGAAVICIIMVKQKKIPHFLDTLIFHRQPLY; the protein is encoded by the exons ATGGCTAAGCGTGTTGCTGTGATTGGAGCAGGCTGCTCTGGGCTGGTCTGCATCAAATGTTGTTTGGATGAAGGGCTGGAGCCAGTGTGTTTTGAAAGCAGTGATAATATCGGCGGACTCTGGAGGTTTAAG GAGACACAAGAGAAGGAACGCACCAGCATTTATCGTTCTCTTATAGTGAACACCTCAAAAGAAATGATGTGTTTTAGCGATTTCCCAATGCCAGATCATTTCCCAAACTACATGCACAACTCTCTTGTTGTGCAGTACTTCACACTCTACACGGAGCACTTTGACCTGCTCAGATATATTCACTTTCAG ACTACAGTACGCAGTGTAAGACAGAGGCCTGATTTCTCAGCTTCGGGTCAGTGGGACATTGTGACCACAGGCAGGGATGGACGAGAGAAGAAACATGTGTTTGATGGTGTGCTGGTGTGTACAGGTCAATACACACAACCTATCACACCGGCCTTCCCAG GTGTTGATTCTTTCCAAGGAATGATTGCCCACAGCTATGATTATAAAGACCCTGATCTTTACCGTGGAAAGAGACTTGTGATTGTTGGGATTGGAAATTCTGGAGGAGACATTGCTGTGGAGCTCAGCAGAGTGTGTGAGAAG ACATTCCTGAGTACCCGTACAGGGGCATGGATCACAGGTCGCATGTTAAATCGAGGGCTCCCTATGGATATGATGCTGGTTAGGCGAAATCTGGATCTGATTTTTAGCCTTCTGCCTCGAGCTGTGATCAATTGGATTGGGGCAAGAATGCTCAATCAGAAACATGATCACAAGCTGTATGGACTACAGCCTAAATACGG AGTTTTTGACCAGCGTCCTATTATCAACGATGACCTCCCGGGACGCATTCTGGTGGGAGAACTGGTGATGAAACCAAATCTGCAAAAATTCCAAGGCTCGACACTGATGTTCAATGATGGGACAGCGGAAGAGAATATTGATGCAGTTATCTTCTGTACAGGATTTAATTCTACGTTCCCCTTCCTCCCTTCCTCCTTAAACTCTGGCCCTGATGGAGAACTGACTCTCTATAGAAGAATCTTTCCCCCATCTCTAGAGCGCCCGACACTGGGCATCATGGGTCTGTTCCAGACCAAAGGGGCCATCATGCCAGCTGTAGAATTGCAGGCACGCTGGGCCACAAGGGTCATCAAAG GGTTAAACCGTCTTCCCTCAGCAGTGAAAATGCACAAAGTTATTGAAAAAGAGCGCAGAGCAAATTTAAAATG TTACCCTTGTCCAAAGCAGGCTGCCCTTCAAGTTCCCTACATTCCTTACCTAGACACAATAGCCAAGGAAGTGGGCGTCTGTCCTAACATTTTTTGGCTGCTCCTAACAGACCCTGCTCTGGGTTTGAGGGTTTTGTTTGGTCCCTGTACGCCCTACCAGTTTCGGCTAAGCGGACCAGGGCATTGGAGAGGTGCTCGTCAGGCTATCCTTACCCAATGGGATCGTGTGGCCAAACCCATGAAGACACGCCCCATTCCGGAAACAAAATCCATCAGTTTGTTGTATTGGCTAGGTCTGGCAGGAGGGGCTGCAGTAATTTGTATCATTAtggtaaaacaaaagaaaatcccACACTTTCTAGACACACTTATATTCCATAGACAACCTCTCTACTAA